A window of the Juglans microcarpa x Juglans regia isolate MS1-56 chromosome 5D, Jm3101_v1.0, whole genome shotgun sequence genome harbors these coding sequences:
- the LOC121264298 gene encoding TPD1 protein homolog 1-like isoform X2 yields MGGLPGSLGVRSVCLCSAVITFAFVLAALFVLFHTEHVGEVGIRLLVFPKKNSTAFSRKLLQSPDGGDMNRIGTACSKDDIAIFQGQTAPLPDGIPGYTVQILNVCASGCGISNIHVSCGWFSSARLINPLVFRRIYYDDCLVNDGEALGPGESLSFQYANSFRYPLSVSSVACC; encoded by the exons ATGGGAGGTTTGCCAGGAAGCCTCGGTGTCAGGAGTGTGTGTCTATGCTCTGCAGTTATTACCTTCGCTTTTGTTCTTGCTGCGCTCTTTG TGCTGTTTCACACGGAACATGTTGGTGAAGTTGGCATTAGATTGCTGGTCTTTCCCAAGAAGAATAGCACTGCCTTTAGTCGGAAGCTACTCCAATCACCTG ACGGAGGTGACATGAACCGGATCGGCACAGCATGCTCCAAGGATGACATTGCCATATTTCAAGGCCAAACAGCCCCACTTCCCGATGGAATCCCAGGCTACACGGTTCAGATTCTTAATGTATGCGCCTCCGGTTGCGGCATTTCCAACATTCACGTCAGTTGTGGGTGGTTCAGCTCGGCCAGGCTGATAAATCCTCTAGTTTTCAGGCGAATTTATTACGACGATTGTCTTGTCAACGACGGGGAGGCTCTTGGTCCTGGAGAAAGCCTCTCCTTCCAGTATGCCAATAGTTTCCGTTACCCTCTCTCAGTTTCATCTGTTGCTTGTTGCTAA
- the LOC121264298 gene encoding TPD1 protein homolog 1-like isoform X1, whose translation MHISNGTFSFHWNFLCMLRTRRRRSARMGGLPGSLGVRSVCLCSAVITFAFVLAALFVLFHTEHVGEVGIRLLVFPKKNSTAFSRKLLQSPDGGDMNRIGTACSKDDIAIFQGQTAPLPDGIPGYTVQILNVCASGCGISNIHVSCGWFSSARLINPLVFRRIYYDDCLVNDGEALGPGESLSFQYANSFRYPLSVSSVACC comes from the exons ATGCACATTTCAAACGGGACGTTCTCTTTTCACTGGAATTTTTTGTGTATGCTTCGAACACGCAGAAGGCGGTCTGCCAGGATGGGAGGTTTGCCAGGAAGCCTCGGTGTCAGGAGTGTGTGTCTATGCTCTGCAGTTATTACCTTCGCTTTTGTTCTTGCTGCGCTCTTTG TGCTGTTTCACACGGAACATGTTGGTGAAGTTGGCATTAGATTGCTGGTCTTTCCCAAGAAGAATAGCACTGCCTTTAGTCGGAAGCTACTCCAATCACCTG ACGGAGGTGACATGAACCGGATCGGCACAGCATGCTCCAAGGATGACATTGCCATATTTCAAGGCCAAACAGCCCCACTTCCCGATGGAATCCCAGGCTACACGGTTCAGATTCTTAATGTATGCGCCTCCGGTTGCGGCATTTCCAACATTCACGTCAGTTGTGGGTGGTTCAGCTCGGCCAGGCTGATAAATCCTCTAGTTTTCAGGCGAATTTATTACGACGATTGTCTTGTCAACGACGGGGAGGCTCTTGGTCCTGGAGAAAGCCTCTCCTTCCAGTATGCCAATAGTTTCCGTTACCCTCTCTCAGTTTCATCTGTTGCTTGTTGCTAA